The Carassius gibelio isolate Cgi1373 ecotype wild population from Czech Republic chromosome A1, carGib1.2-hapl.c, whole genome shotgun sequence region ATACCGTAGAGCAGGATGCAAGCCGTGACAAGGCTGTTGGTTCAATTCCCACTGACTGTATAAACTATATTTATTCCTTGAATGTGGATgcgttggataaaagcatctgccaaattcataaatataaatgtagtaCAATTATGATTCCTAATAAGATAAAATACCCCTGCAGATGTTATTCTgatgttatattttattcagacattattctgatgaactAAATCATGTAGGAATTGATGGATAATGGATGAATGATGTATATCaggatttaatttaattctgttgACATACTTTTGCTTACAAAATAATGAGTATAATTTAATTTGCAATCCTAAAAATATTGCTTTAGGACTTTTTGACTACATTTACTGAGGATAGTGtagagttattttagtattatttatatatagtatttattaattagcAACAATTGTAGCAATTTTGTTATATACTTTTGACATTTTGATATGTATTTAGCTcttatgaatttttatttcagttttagttattttgttatcagcttttgttatttttaggtatgtgtgtgtgtatttacctttttttagttttcgtaattttagtattttacattaaatCTCATTTAAGTTATTTGCCAACTAAACTATTTTtgaagtttattttgtatttttattttagctttcaatttactatatatatatatatatatatatatatatatatatatatatatagtggtacccaaactttttaatgtaaAGGGctaaaaaaagttgatttaagGGCATGGGCCCAAAGTAAATGTTGTACTAGGCTATATCCAGGTATATTatactaatattattaaattaaaaaaatacaacaataatttaaaaatgacatgttttttttcctcttcttgtGATATGGCATAGCAGGCTAAATCAAATGTCATTATGAGCCAACTTTGATGGGCATCTGTGCTTTAGTTAACACTAACACCATTGATGATGGCAGGTTTGTTGATCTGTGCTCCACAGGAAACCGGCGGATTTGCAGGATCTTGCTCCAGGAACCAATCCGCCATTCATGACCTTCAACGGAGAGGTGCTAGTGGACGTCAACAAGATTGAGGAGTTTCTTGAGGAACGACTGGTCCCACCACGGTATTTTGGCTTCATTTGTCATTGCTTCAGATACTTGTTACATTtcctaaaataactttatttacactttgtatttaacattgtgaCATTTTTTAAGATACCCAAAGTTGGCTGCAAAGCATCCAGAATCCAACACAGCAGGAATAGATGTGTTTGCCAAGTTTTCTGCCTACATCAAGAACCCTCGTAAAGAAGCTAATGAGGGTGAGTTTAATTGGTTTTTATTAAAGATAGACCCTGCTGGTTGTGAAATTAAACTCTTTTCTTCTGTAATTCTGTTTTGATTTGGTCTTGAATATTGATCTGCAAATAGTTGACCTCAACACAGTTACCTCTAACTTTGAGCTTTGACCTGTAGGTCTGGAGAAGGCTCTTCTGAAGTCTCTAAAGAGGTTGGATGAGTATTTGCAGACGCCGCTGCCCGAGGAAATAGATGCAAACAGCGTAGAAGATCCTGGTGCATCAACACGCAGTTTTTTGGATGGACCAGATCTCACGCTGGCTGACTGCAATCTGCTGCCCAAACTGCACATAATAAAGGTGTGTCTTTCCTTTCCATCTCACATTCATTGtctttttgttgctttttgtcTTTAAATCCTCCCATTCATGAAAGCCCAAGACcttttaaggcgagacactgcaggtgaatagggcaaaaaaaaaaaaaaactaatagttatcaccttacttacccagttgattgattacattgattattgcacaaaaaaaaaaaaaaatgtattacaagttttcaaaaatgttatgtttaaatatgcaaatgaggcattatttaatgaaatatgtgctactTTGCATAAAggtctagtacaaaaatctgaacactagatgaagtcagtttcaaattttttgtttaatttttttttgacatattagagtcaaatgtttttactgagggaattctggttatctttttttgtcactccataattcagaaaatactttgaaaagccagaaaactttcacaattttggggggaataaaatgttgtatataatcaaggaacatatatatgaacaaataagtttggtgtgtgtaagtgctactgaagtggagatttatggctcagtgttgaagaaaaaactaattttgagaaaatggcctttaaaaatatgtattgtaattgaaatctattgacacaaacagataaagtgctataaaagaaaaacttaacagtgtcttttggatgttttccttccactagtttgaaaaagcactttatgaaaaaccaaaaagcccaaaatctcaaaattgacaggtgcttgaaaaaaaacaaaagtgtttttgcctgcagtgtctcaccttaaaagatttataaatgtaatttaatctaatctaatgaatcaaatttagattttaatcTCAATGAGAAGTTGAATTGAAAAAATgtgcattaatacatttaataatgccTTTCTTTGTATTTGGAGTGTAACCCTTTTGCTTTTTTACTGACAGAACAAAATATGATGGTCATATTATCTTGAATCACTAATAGTGCagaatctaaaatatttaattaattatactgATTTTACACAATAAAATTGTTGTACTACTTCAACCACTAGTcggcgctgtcggaaacaatcagctactcgagcatgcattaaccataatgcgtacaaagtgtttgcaagtttGATGTAAATTTAAGGATTACATTATGGCGtgtttatgacattttttatgaccttatctatgttgcatgtaaaattaaaatatgtaaataggggtgtgcctgaagccgaataccttattctgAATGGCACGGATAATTAGCCTGACTActtcagacttcctacttccgctcaatttaatttcgcttctgtactcagtctgatacagcgtcagagctttctgtttgccaccggtctggaaacagccgggccaataaacgaacagagggcgggctgagagccgtgacgtagatgctaagcgccgagttttacattgtaggttagagaaatcgaaaaccgaaatgactgcggaaatgggaaacgagacacgggatgcaattcgctctgttatggagaacattcaactctttttcaaactgaagccagaacaagaagagtgtttaacaacaggtttatagtggaagttcaatcatagatttgagttcgatgcatgatgtctgtgcttcgatgcggctgtacaggcgcataacatacgtcataactaaacgtatctgattggcttacgggtaaccaatgattttaaacttcagacaagtgccccctagcgagagagaaaacacttctctattatgccattccagactctgtctacgaagcaaagtgaagtagcagagtctggtattaccaggctaacggataatggcttaaaaaatgaataacagaCAAGGAATAATTTTGCCAGAACACTCAGCTGTAGCTGGCACAGGCTggagtttgctagataacagttgagtcaggggatcagcgcaatattatacacagacctctaaagtcacgagtgtgaagtgaatcaatgtaaactttatgagtgaaaagagcgcaaatcaaacacagcattgcTGTTGTCTCTCCGTGCatttctcagaaatcagagctttgcaagagtaatatcacctataacaatacatcatacacgttatattatttgtatatatttaaaaggcaattctttaaaccttaggctacgatatgatatgaatgaatgcaataagcacagcgcgctcaccaatcaaacagctgcgCTGCacatctcagtctctcaaaaaccagagcaggctaataatcaacttagATATGGATACGTTTTCTATTTGGCGTACATGTTTacatctttatcttttgctgttttgtgcggcacacacacatttgtttagtgaagttcactaaacattaagACTTGCTTAAAGagttaatgtaatgaaaatgtgcacAGTAATTTGATGCAGTTGTGTTCAAAaggatcactaaacgtttgtcatgacatctctctgcttgcataataagtattattttagaaattaataattattttagtttaacacggcataattgttcagtgataactatgaaaaaagtaCTGTAAGACGTTGTATCCAAATGCAGAATACGAAAAAtattgtgattgttacagacacaaatacaaatactggttgttacatgaaaatgtaaatatgttatgTCATAATAGTTTTGAGaatttatatatgtaattgttgcataaggctatgaattaataagcatttattgataataaaaaaaatactctaaAATAACACTCTCAGACTCTCTCTCTgttgttataaataatatatttaaaatttatgtaatataaataattaatattttatataaaaataattgtaaataatgaatataattttttacattgtgtctgtgtgtgtgtgtgtgtgtgtgtgtgtgtgtgtgtgtgtatgtatgtatatatatatatatatatatatataaataaactgtatGACCAGTTTTACCAGCTCAATACTCTGTGTTGTAGATTGTTGCCAGGAAGTACAGAGGTTTTGAGATTCCTGCTGATATGACTGGGATTTGGAGGTATTTGAATAACGCCTACCAGAGAGAGGAGTTCATGAACACCTGTCCTGCTGAGCGCGAGATCGAGTTTGCTTACCTGGACGTCGCCAAAAAAATCAAATAGTTCAGGATGACGAGACAAGCTCTGCTAGCTCCATcacatgcttgtgtgtgtgtcgtatgtgtgtatgtgtgtgcgctcACTGGTGGAGATGCATTAATACTGTGCATTAGATTGGCACCCATTTTCTTTCAATCAATGGCAGGACCAGAAAAAAACAGTTACTATTATGTTACTAACAGCTTTTTataagtatctatctatctgtcttcaTGAATGATATAAATAGACTAGATATTGTATAGTCATGATGTTCACCAAGGCCTTGACCAAATCTCATAATCACTTTTAATCTATGGAtctctatttttatttctatttttggcATTTTTGAATTCCTTCTTCTGGTCAGGTCAGTATATTTACATTTcctatttacaatatatataactcAAGCTTATTTTACAGTAAGTTTAATGAAACCATCCTTTTGTATCATCACCTGAGGCTATTTTCCAGAcgtttataattatatttctagtTCATTGTTTTTATCTTTTGTGCTTCTTCATTTATATttgatattgtttttgtttttattttatctatgaaCTATGAACTTATTAAAATGTGCTATTTATGCAACTATGTAACCTTGCATGAATGCCTTATGAAGCCCTGACGAGACTTTAATTAAACTAATCAGATTTCATCATTaagtctttatgttttttttttttatttcctattcCAATCATGACCAAGGGTTGTGTAAAAAGATTTTGATATGCGAGTCAGTGATGATGGTTCGACTAGTTCTCTTGTATTTT contains the following coding sequences:
- the LOC128013169 gene encoding chloride intracellular channel protein 4 isoform X2; its protein translation is MMAWFDVAAKKLGFPSIELFVKAGSDGESIGNCPFSQRLFMILWLKGVIFNVTTVDLKRKPADLQDLAPGTNPPFMTFNGEVLVDVNKIEEFLEERLVPPRYPKLAAKHPESNTAGIDVFAKFSAYIKNPRKEANEGLEKALLKSLKRLDEYLQTPLPEEIDANSVEDPGASTRSFLDGPDLTLADCNLLPKLHIIKIVARKYRGFEIPADMTGIWRYLNNAYQREEFMNTCPAEREIEFAYLDVAKKIK
- the LOC128013169 gene encoding chloride intracellular channel protein 4 isoform X1, which encodes MANGFPGLPAAVVQQEEEKTLVKETRMATPAQQKGSHHGQQISLYVKAGSDGESIGNCPFSQRLFMILWLKGVIFNVTTVDLKRKPADLQDLAPGTNPPFMTFNGEVLVDVNKIEEFLEERLVPPRYPKLAAKHPESNTAGIDVFAKFSAYIKNPRKEANEGLEKALLKSLKRLDEYLQTPLPEEIDANSVEDPGASTRSFLDGPDLTLADCNLLPKLHIIKIVARKYRGFEIPADMTGIWRYLNNAYQREEFMNTCPAEREIEFAYLDVAKKIK